A genome region from Pygocentrus nattereri isolate fPygNat1 chromosome 10, fPygNat1.pri, whole genome shotgun sequence includes the following:
- the tagapa gene encoding T cell activation RhoGTPase activating protein a: protein MKVLSGHVVTKSQAEDSMDLFIMPAPAVHVNSGPSPFQQASESNLIDSSHAENINRRHWRRLFRRVQRKSMDYDRAPPPQKKMLFGRALSDICEKCDSPPEPIMDILSVLWRKGPHTLGLFRKAGNAKRLKEIKEQLNSGAEVDLKDEPVILLADLLKDFLRHLPGSLLLVEQYKAWMAAMERQDIHERCTELQMVINKLPEPNIQLLKHLIAVLYHISLKAEINKMDSSNLAVCVSPNLLEADRVEMVKNVSNLTQFLIDNCCEIFSEDILTLLGDSEEEELSDNQDSMSSLHHDSAYDSNDPDGSFTDMHAIHSDAEEKTLNHFEASSCPVERHTPKPFIRRCSEPTIGFNKGARNQGALTRSQTEMDFYDHHLTKQISDECVLFRTGSRMSNEQRSTCVLPSGEHHLQNKESKDSCSSLESTFSSASESSIHTSSPIISSATQRRALLRKQSFPTRLAAQGSEATKKRSQSMKASSSRNKTSFSQGASKRVEKALRHSQTLPEVLLLDRTFLAPQKPCCLSSEEVFHQVDSRIPSKPPSYEQAIQDNAHMPLSHCSSLTVEAARCLSQNTCCQSTFPTEETSDSCSVKDCNEGGEKSQTLAAPATSAQSGKGSISVAMYEACNTTLSQCRGQQMLETVNVRESYV from the exons ATGAAGGTGTTGAGTGGCCACGTTGTG ACAAAATCACAGGCTGAGGACAGCATGGACCTATTCATCATGCCAGCCCCAGCT GTTCATGTGAATTCGGGACCCTCCCCGTTTCAGCAGGCATCTGAAAGCAACTTGATCGACTCCTCCCATGCTG AAAATATCAACAGAAGGCATTGGAGGAGGCTTTTCCGGCGAGTGCAGAGAAAAAGCATGGATTATGATCGTGCTCCTCCACCACAAAAAAAGATGCTCTTTGGACGAGCTCTGTCTGACAtatgtgaaaaatgtgacaGTCCTCCCGAACCCATTATG GACATTCTCTCAGTGTTGTGGAGAAAGGGCCCACACACCCTTGGACTGTTCAGGAAAGCTGGCAATGCCAAGCGTCTGAAAGAGATCAAGGAACAGCTCAACAGTGGAGCAGAAGTGGATCTGAAAGATGAGCCTGTGATTTTACTCGCTGATCTTCTCAAG GACTTTCTGAGGCACCTGCCTGGCAGTTTACTGCTGGTGGAGCAGTACAAGGCCTGGATGGCAGCAATGGAAAGACAAGACATACATGAGAGGTGTACTGAGCTTCAAAT GGTGATTAATAAGCTTCCAGAGCCCAATATTCAACTCCTGAAACACTTGATTGCTGTGCTGTACCACATAAGTCTCAaggctgaaataaacaagatgGATTCCAGCAATTTAGCTGTCTGTGTTTCACCCAATTTACTCGAAGCTGACAGGGTAGAAATGGTGAAAAAT GTGTCGAACCTGACTCAGTTCCTCATTGACAACTGTTGTGAAATATTCAGTGAAGATATACTGACACTTCTTGGGGACTCAGAAGAGGAAGAGCTCAGTGATAACCAAG ATTCAATGTCCTCGCTCCATCATGATTCTGCCTATGACAGCAACGACCCTGATGGGAGCTTCACAGATATGCATGCCATCCATTCTGATGCTGAAGAGAAAactctgaatcactttgaaGCCTCCTCCTGCCCTGTAGAGagacacactcctaaacctttcATTCGCAGGTGCTCGGAGCCAACAATTGGCTTCAACAAGGGTGCTCGAAACCAGGGTGCTTTAACAAGGAGTCAAACAGAGATGGACTTTTATGACCATCATTTGACAAAACAAATATCGGATGAGTGTGTTTTGTTTAGGACAGGCAGCAGGATGTCGAATGAGCAGAGGAGCACCTGCGTTTTGCCTTCTGGTGAACATCATCTCCAGAATAAAGAATCTAAAGACTCTTGCTCTTCCTTGGAGAGCACCTTCTCCAGTGCCTCAGAGAGCTCTATCCACACCAGCTCTCCAATCATCTCCTCAGCCACCCAGCGACGAGCCCTCCTGCGCAAACAGTCCTTCCCCACACGTCTAGCAGCACAGGGAAGCGAGGCCACCAAAAAACGCTCCCAATCGATGAAGGCCTCAAGCTCTCGGAATAAGACAAGCTTTTCCCAAGGTGCCAGCAAACGAGTTGAGAAGGCTTTACGCCACAGTCAGACTCTGCCTGAGGTGCTTCTTCTTGACAGGACTTTTCTCGCACCACAAAAGCCCTGCTGTTTGTCGAGCGAGGAAGTGTTTCATCAGGTGGACAGCAGGATTCCAAGTAAGCCTCCGTCCTATGAGCAGGCCATTCAGGACAACGCCCACATGCCACTTTCACATTGTAGCTCATTGACTGTTGAGGCTGCCAGGTGTCTGTCACAGAACACATGCTGTCAGTCCACATTCCCAACTGAGGAAACGTCAGATTCCTGCTCAGTAAAAGACTGTAACGAAGGCGGAGAGAAAAGTCAGACTTTGGCTGCACCTGCAACTTCAGCACAGTCAGGAAAGGGGTCCATTTCTGTGGCTATGTATGAAGCATGTAACACCACACTGTCACAATGTCGTGGACAGCAAATGCTGGagacagtgaatgtgagagagtCGTATGTGTGA